The following coding sequences are from one Myxococcales bacterium window:
- a CDS encoding efflux RND transporter periplasmic adaptor subunit, with product MKALPGLLSLCLACGLLACGEEGPTAVVPVTRGDLVLEVDVTGTLKALSSAYLSPPSAPGMWNFNVVRMAAEGEEVKAGQTALVFDGSELERRLIERRAEMEVADKEIARKREEMALARREDEQKVAEAAAALRKAELKAELPEKFTAAVSMKLAELDVQAARVELAGAEARLRYATQLGDADMAFLRDRKARATSRLKEMEDAIASLAVKSPITGMAMYRIDWNGNKKKVGDLCWSSEACLEIADLSRLKASGEVDEINTAHLQVGQTVKLRLEAHPEREWRGKITEIGRSVYRQSPKTPLKVVHVDVALDTLDPIAMRPAMQLRGQVEIERKPDVLLVPVEAIFHRPEGPVVFRKTATGFSRTPVTLGKRNVRFAEALSGLSPGDELATRDLEVSE from the coding sequence GTGAAGGCCTTGCCCGGCCTGTTGTCGCTCTGCCTCGCCTGCGGTCTGCTGGCCTGCGGCGAGGAGGGCCCCACGGCGGTGGTGCCTGTCACGAGGGGCGATCTCGTGCTGGAGGTGGACGTCACCGGCACGCTCAAGGCGCTGAGCTCCGCCTACCTGAGCCCGCCGTCTGCGCCGGGCATGTGGAACTTCAACGTCGTGCGCATGGCGGCCGAGGGCGAGGAAGTGAAGGCGGGCCAAACCGCGCTCGTGTTCGACGGCTCTGAGCTCGAGCGGCGCCTCATCGAGCGTCGCGCCGAGATGGAGGTGGCCGACAAGGAGATCGCGCGCAAGCGGGAAGAGATGGCCCTGGCCCGTCGCGAAGACGAACAGAAGGTGGCCGAAGCGGCCGCGGCCCTGCGCAAGGCAGAGCTGAAGGCCGAGCTGCCGGAGAAGTTCACGGCCGCCGTGTCCATGAAGCTGGCCGAACTCGACGTGCAGGCCGCGCGGGTGGAGCTCGCAGGGGCCGAGGCGCGGCTGCGTTACGCCACCCAGCTGGGAGACGCCGACATGGCCTTTCTCCGTGACCGCAAAGCCCGCGCCACCAGCCGACTCAAGGAGATGGAGGACGCCATCGCCTCGCTGGCCGTCAAGAGCCCCATCACGGGCATGGCCATGTACCGAATCGACTGGAATGGCAACAAAAAGAAGGTGGGCGACCTTTGTTGGTCGTCGGAGGCTTGCCTCGAGATCGCGGATCTTTCGCGCCTGAAGGCGAGCGGTGAGGTGGATGAGATCAATACCGCGCACCTGCAGGTGGGGCAGACGGTGAAGCTTCGCCTGGAAGCCCACCCGGAACGGGAGTGGCGCGGAAAGATCACGGAGATCGGCCGCAGCGTCTACAGGCAGTCGCCGAAAACGCCGCTCAAGGTGGTGCACGTGGACGTGGCGCTGGACACCCTGGATCCCATCGCCATGCGGCCTGCCATGCAGCTCCGTGGACAGGTGGAGATCGAACGCAAGCCTGACGTGCTCTTGGTTCCAGTGGAGGCCATCTTTCATCGCCCCGAAGGCCCCGTGGTGTTCCGGAAAACGGCCACGGGGTTCTCGCGCACGCCGGTCACGCTGGGAAAGCGCAACGTGCGCTTTGCCGAAGCGCTTTCGGGTCTGTCGCCTGGCGATGAGCTGGCCACGAGGGATCTCGAGGTGAGCGAATGA
- a CDS encoding PIN domain-containing protein yields MDTNILVYADDADAGVKQQTSQQLVAGAMSAGNGVVSTQVLQEYFAVATRKLKIGAEVAQRKLELLAHFTVVAVDVPHIVDAIKIHRLYNVSFWDALVVQAARRAGCAVLLSEDMQHGQKIEGITIHNPFV; encoded by the coding sequence TTGGACACAAATATTCTCGTCTACGCCGACGACGCCGACGCGGGCGTGAAGCAACAGACATCCCAGCAACTGGTTGCCGGTGCGATGTCAGCCGGCAACGGCGTTGTCTCGACTCAGGTCTTGCAGGAATACTTTGCCGTTGCCACGCGCAAGCTGAAGATTGGAGCCGAGGTTGCGCAGCGTAAACTTGAACTCTTGGCTCATTTCACGGTCGTTGCGGTCGACGTGCCCCACATCGTTGACGCGATCAAGATCCACCGCCTTTACAACGTGAGCTTCTGGGATGCACTGGTTGTACAGGCAGCCCGACGTGCCGGGTGCGCCGTCCTGTTGAGCGAGGACATGCAACACGGGCAAAAGATCGAGGGCATCACCATCCATAATCCGTTTGTGTGA
- a CDS encoding ABC transporter permease, whose amino-acid sequence MSWGEAFRSARDSLATRKLRAGLTMLGVMFGVGAVIGMLAIGAGAAAQAQDLIDRLGMRNVLVRARQLRPDDLREARKKSLGLSLRDVQAIEEAVPGVAMVGPRLKVEPWRIQAAGAKTEGTAYGVSHKHQSLLSLSLAEGRFIDRQDDRAHAQVCVVGAGLRRDLFVLGPALGRRLKVNDLWCEVVGVLAPAGQAASDGESPGGSLDRAVFLPINTVTRKLERDPLASPLDEVIVRLTDKADSRQTAAVVKSLLDKLHGGIDDYETVVPEALLDQSRQTQRLFNIVMGCIAGISLLVGGIGIMNIMLASVLERTREIGVRRAIGAARGDVVLQFLVEAFTLSAIGGLLGVAIGVALAKSVALYAAWPTIVTPASIVISLAVSVAVGLLSGLYPALRAARVPPIEALRYE is encoded by the coding sequence ATGAGCTGGGGGGAGGCCTTTCGTTCGGCACGCGACAGCCTGGCCACGCGCAAGCTACGCGCAGGCCTCACCATGTTGGGGGTGATGTTCGGGGTGGGCGCGGTGATCGGCATGCTGGCCATTGGCGCGGGCGCCGCCGCGCAAGCGCAGGATCTCATCGATCGCCTGGGCATGCGCAACGTGCTGGTGCGCGCACGGCAGCTTCGCCCCGACGATCTGCGAGAAGCACGGAAAAAATCCCTGGGGCTCTCTCTGCGCGACGTGCAGGCCATCGAAGAGGCCGTTCCGGGGGTGGCCATGGTGGGCCCACGTCTCAAGGTGGAGCCCTGGCGCATCCAGGCCGCAGGGGCCAAAACGGAGGGCACGGCCTACGGGGTGTCTCACAAGCACCAGAGCTTGCTTTCGCTCTCCCTGGCCGAGGGGCGCTTCATCGACCGCCAAGACGATCGCGCTCACGCGCAGGTTTGCGTGGTGGGCGCGGGCCTGCGGCGCGATCTCTTCGTTTTGGGCCCGGCGCTGGGGCGCCGGCTCAAGGTCAACGATCTCTGGTGCGAGGTGGTGGGGGTGCTGGCGCCCGCGGGCCAAGCCGCCAGCGATGGTGAGAGCCCGGGCGGCTCCCTGGATCGGGCCGTTTTCCTGCCCATCAACACGGTCACCCGCAAGTTGGAGCGCGACCCGCTGGCGTCCCCACTCGACGAGGTCATCGTGCGGCTCACGGACAAAGCGGACTCTCGGCAGACGGCCGCGGTGGTCAAGAGCTTGCTCGACAAGCTGCACGGCGGGATCGACGACTACGAAACCGTGGTGCCCGAGGCGCTGCTGGATCAAAGCCGCCAGACGCAGCGGCTGTTCAACATCGTCATGGGTTGCATCGCCGGCATCTCGCTTTTGGTGGGCGGCATCGGCATCATGAACATCATGCTGGCCTCGGTGCTCGAGCGCACCCGCGAAATCGGCGTGCGACGGGCCATCGGGGCCGCGCGGGGCGACGTGGTGCTGCAGTTCCTCGTGGAGGCCTTCACCCTCAGCGCCATCGGAGGCTTGCTGGGTGTGGCCATCGGCGTGGCGCTCGCCAAGTCGGTTGCCCTCTACGCGGCCTGGCCCACCATCGTCACCCCCGCCTCGATCGTCATCTCGCTCGCGGTGTCCGTGGCGGTGGGCCTGCTTTCCGGCCTGTACCCGGCGCTGCGGGCCGCACGCGTGCCCCCGATCGAGGCGCTGCGGTACGAATGA
- a CDS encoding efflux RND transporter periplasmic adaptor subunit: MSRGGKAFSLVLLVGALGGLAFFGPRALDLGKAPAAPRASDVPTARIQPEFFARVAEARGYLAPVDSTPITTPRAHRGARVIAWMLPDGTAVEAGDVLMRFDDTNERLQVASNEDEQTKAEQALEKERVAAEAKRAERDLSAEVTKEELTRTRELGVKDERFFPRTEVIESQIDEALYASRLAHAAAAKTLEQRVSKRQLEVLAVDRKKAIERARETQRALDSLEVRAEHAGLFVVEPLVRQGDRVWGGMRIAQLSSNKLMEAEVYVLEADAGGLAPTKPAEVIIESQPGKVWKGEVKSVEPFPKPLHADLPTQYFTARISLLAQPTGLGPGQSVRARIFLERREGALVVPRQALFERDGHFVVFVRRGGRFVPTQVSPGPGTIGRVVIEQGLTAGDEVALRDPERDPEAPAGPQGGRSGAEGTAISSGAQAAGPPRGARRPRP, translated from the coding sequence ATGAGCCGCGGGGGCAAGGCTTTCAGCTTGGTCCTGCTCGTGGGCGCCCTGGGCGGCTTGGCCTTCTTCGGCCCACGTGCGCTCGATCTGGGCAAAGCTCCGGCGGCGCCCCGCGCGTCCGACGTGCCCACAGCGCGCATCCAGCCCGAATTTTTCGCCCGCGTCGCCGAGGCGCGGGGCTATCTCGCACCCGTGGACTCGACGCCCATCACGACTCCCCGGGCCCACCGCGGCGCGCGCGTGATCGCGTGGATGCTGCCCGACGGCACGGCGGTCGAGGCCGGCGACGTGCTCATGCGCTTCGACGACACGAACGAGCGTTTGCAGGTGGCAAGCAACGAAGACGAACAAACCAAAGCCGAGCAGGCGCTGGAAAAAGAGCGCGTGGCGGCCGAGGCCAAGCGGGCCGAACGGGACCTGTCCGCCGAGGTGACGAAAGAAGAGCTCACCCGCACCCGGGAGCTTGGGGTCAAAGACGAACGCTTTTTCCCCCGGACGGAGGTGATCGAGTCGCAGATCGACGAGGCACTGTACGCGTCGCGGCTGGCGCATGCCGCCGCGGCGAAAACGCTCGAACAACGCGTATCGAAACGACAGCTCGAGGTGCTCGCGGTGGATCGCAAGAAGGCGATCGAACGCGCGCGGGAGACGCAGCGAGCGCTCGATTCGCTGGAAGTGCGCGCCGAACACGCCGGTCTCTTCGTGGTGGAGCCGCTCGTTCGTCAGGGCGATCGCGTCTGGGGCGGCATGCGCATCGCCCAGCTTTCTTCCAACAAGCTCATGGAAGCCGAGGTTTACGTGCTGGAGGCCGACGCCGGGGGTTTGGCTCCCACGAAGCCCGCCGAGGTGATCATCGAGTCGCAACCGGGCAAGGTGTGGAAGGGCGAGGTCAAGTCCGTTGAGCCCTTTCCCAAACCTCTTCACGCCGACTTGCCCACGCAGTATTTCACGGCCCGCATCAGCTTGCTGGCCCAGCCCACGGGCCTGGGACCAGGCCAGAGCGTACGCGCCCGCATCTTTCTCGAACGCCGCGAAGGCGCGCTGGTGGTGCCACGACAGGCGCTTTTCGAGCGAGACGGGCATTTCGTGGTGTTCGTTCGGCGGGGCGGGCGTTTCGTGCCCACGCAGGTCTCACCCGGCCCCGGCACCATTGGCCGGGTCGTCATCGAGCAGGGCTTGACGGCGGGCGACGAGGTGGCACTGCGAGATCCCGAACGCGATCCCGAGGCCCCCGCAGGCCCACAAGGCGGCCGATCCGGTGCCGAGGGCACGGCCATCTCCAGCGGCGCCCAGGCAGCGGGCCCGCCCCGCGGCGCGCGGAGGCCCAGGCCATGA